A single window of Synechococcus sp. CBW1004 DNA harbors:
- a CDS encoding APC family permease, producing MAEPRGRLLNILGVAFGLAGAVGGTIGGGILRTPGLVAAELGSGSAVLLAWFLGGLYGLLGAICVAELGASLPRSGGWTVYARRAFGDGAGFVVGWTDWLGHCAGVAWVALTAGDYALALFPSLPIGSKAIALLVLALFTTIQLQGVRAGSGSQLLLSLAKTVAFLLLVAACFLLADPVSATALPALPEAVAHAGVPGWLALAAAWVLALQAIIGTYDGWHSPIYFAEEFSEPARDLPRSLIGGVLAVIAIYLLINAALLRVLPLPDLAASTLPLADAAERLFGTLGGQLITAVALLSVLGLINTSILSAPRVLYALAREGLFLPAATQVSAGGTPGVALLLTCGAMALLVLFGDFPILLAIASFLYVALYASGIASLFVLRWREPELERPFRAWGHPLSGLIVLAGSAAFLVGALLEDRSHSLEALALVAAAAPLYWLTRRWTPGESPAGP from the coding sequence ATGGCTGAACCGCGCGGCCGCCTGCTGAACATTCTCGGGGTCGCCTTCGGTCTGGCTGGTGCCGTGGGAGGCACCATCGGCGGCGGCATCCTGCGCACTCCCGGCCTGGTGGCCGCCGAGCTGGGCAGCGGCAGCGCCGTGCTGCTCGCCTGGTTCCTCGGAGGGCTCTATGGCCTGCTGGGGGCGATCTGCGTGGCCGAGCTGGGGGCGAGCCTGCCTCGCAGCGGCGGCTGGACCGTCTACGCCCGTCGCGCCTTCGGCGATGGTGCCGGCTTCGTGGTCGGCTGGACCGACTGGCTCGGGCATTGCGCCGGGGTGGCCTGGGTGGCCCTCACCGCCGGCGACTACGCCCTGGCGCTGTTCCCCTCCCTGCCGATCGGCAGCAAGGCCATCGCCCTGCTGGTGCTCGCCCTGTTCACCACCATCCAGCTGCAGGGGGTGCGCGCCGGCAGCGGCAGCCAGCTGCTGCTCAGCCTCGCCAAGACCGTGGCCTTCCTGCTGCTGGTGGCCGCCTGTTTCCTGCTGGCCGATCCGGTTTCCGCCACGGCCCTGCCCGCCCTGCCGGAGGCGGTGGCCCACGCCGGTGTGCCGGGCTGGCTGGCGCTGGCAGCGGCCTGGGTGCTGGCCTTGCAGGCGATCATCGGCACCTACGACGGCTGGCACAGCCCCATCTATTTCGCGGAGGAATTCAGCGAGCCCGCCCGCGATCTGCCCCGCTCCCTGATCGGTGGGGTGCTGGCGGTGATCGCCATCTACCTGCTGATCAACGCCGCCCTGCTGCGGGTGCTGCCGTTGCCGGATCTGGCCGCCTCCACCCTGCCGCTGGCCGATGCCGCCGAGCGGCTGTTCGGCACCCTCGGCGGCCAGCTGATCACGGCGGTGGCGCTGCTGTCGGTGCTGGGGCTGATCAACACCTCGATCCTGAGCGCGCCACGGGTGCTCTATGCACTGGCCCGGGAAGGGTTGTTCCTGCCGGCCGCCACCCAGGTGAGCGCCGGCGGCACCCCCGGCGTGGCCCTGCTGCTCACCTGCGGCGCCATGGCCCTGCTGGTGCTCTTCGGCGATTTCCCGATCCTGCTGGCGATCGCCTCCTTTCTGTATGTGGCGCTCTATGCCAGCGGCATCGCCTCGCTGTTCGTGCTGCGCTGGCGCGAGCCCGAGCTGGAACGGCCCTTCCGGGCCTGGGGCCATCCGCTCAGCGGCCTGATCGTGCTGGCCGGATCCGCGGCCTTCCTGGTGGGGGCCCTGCTGGAGGATCGCAGCCACAGCCTGGAGGCCCTGGCGCTGGTGGCGGCGGCCGCGCCTCTGTACTGGCTCACGCGGCGGTGGACGCCCGGAGAGTCGCCGGCCGGACCCTGA
- a CDS encoding succinate dehydrogenase/fumarate reductase iron-sulfur subunit: MTLTLRLWRQDGPDTPGAFETHRLEGLSADLSVLEALDLLNEQLVRQGRRPFSFEHDCREGICGACGFLVNGQAHGPQATTTVCQLYLRQFRDGDTLVLEPFRAGAFPLLQDLAVDRSALDRIIAAGGYCSLNAGSAPDANAQLVGRDQAALAFDAATCIGCGACVAACPNASASLFTAAKLAHLALLPQGQPERPRRVTAMVAQMEAEGFGGCSSHLECQATCPQEISADWISWMQRERWRRPTL; this comes from the coding sequence CTGACGCTGACGCTGCGACTCTGGCGCCAGGACGGCCCCGACACTCCCGGCGCCTTCGAGACCCATCGCCTCGAGGGGCTGTCAGCGGATCTGTCGGTGCTGGAGGCGCTCGATCTGCTCAATGAACAGCTGGTGCGTCAGGGGCGACGGCCGTTCAGCTTCGAGCACGACTGCCGCGAGGGCATCTGCGGCGCCTGCGGCTTCCTGGTCAACGGCCAGGCGCACGGCCCCCAGGCCACCACCACGGTCTGCCAGCTCTATCTGCGCCAGTTCCGCGACGGGGACACCCTGGTGCTGGAGCCCTTCCGTGCCGGAGCCTTCCCGCTCCTGCAGGACCTGGCGGTGGACCGTTCGGCACTGGATCGGATCATCGCCGCCGGCGGCTACTGCTCGCTCAATGCCGGCAGCGCTCCGGATGCCAACGCCCAGCTGGTCGGCCGCGATCAGGCCGCTCTGGCGTTCGATGCAGCCACCTGCATCGGCTGCGGCGCCTGCGTGGCCGCCTGCCCGAACGCGTCGGCCAGCCTGTTCACCGCGGCGAAGCTGGCGCACCTGGCGCTGCTGCCCCAGGGACAGCCGGAGCGGCCGCGGCGCGTGACCGCGATGGTGGCGCAGATGGAGGCCGAGGGCTTCGGGGGCTGCAGCAGTCACCTGGAGTGCCAGGCCACCTGCCCGCAGGAGATCTCCGCGGACTGGATCAGCTGGATGCAGCGGGAACGCTGGCGGCGTCCCACCCTCTGA
- a CDS encoding PAS domain S-box protein, whose product MGLQNPPSVPTIAELQQGEVPFVLADALGLVLEVNEPFTHAYGWTEADLRGQSLSLILPEAFQMAHHLGFSRFQSTGQSEILAHPLRLRTICRDGREVVSEHFIVAERSGESWVFGATLTPLPDGSPTDA is encoded by the coding sequence ATGGGATTGCAGAACCCCCCGTCTGTCCCCACCATCGCCGAGCTGCAGCAGGGAGAGGTGCCCTTTGTGCTCGCCGATGCGCTCGGCCTGGTGCTGGAGGTCAACGAGCCGTTCACGCACGCGTATGGCTGGACGGAAGCTGACCTGCGGGGCCAGTCCCTGAGCCTGATCCTGCCGGAGGCGTTCCAGATGGCCCACCATCTGGGCTTCTCCCGCTTCCAGTCCACCGGACAGTCCGAGATCCTCGCCCATCCACTGCGGCTGCGGACCATCTGTCGCGATGGCCGGGAGGTGGTCTCCGAGCACTTCATCGTTGCCGAGCGCAGCGGCGAGTCCTGGGTGTTCGGCGCCACGCTCACCCCCCTGCCGGATGGCTCCCCCACGGATGCCTGA
- a CDS encoding diguanylate cyclase domain-containing protein produces the protein MPEPSPPAPPSRITAEEGELVARLRSTLGRLEAGLATISDALAITDRHGRLMWCNQAFEQLAGRPRLLLLDRAITSLLPPDAEGQPLFNLALLDGQTTEGRNLRAVLRHEPLRAVAIEWKPVLSDPEWPLVFCVRDISADLTSEAMRQEVLRIAAERRQLEKKVLACAVTGLPNRLALEQRLALAFGQLREYPGLLTLLFCDLNGFKQVNDEHGHAAGDALLVAIGERLQSCLRASDLVSRLGGDEFVVLSQGPASPQEAMTLALRLLEEVGRPWRLEDRILHPAMSVGIAMTDDPDLGGAELIRRADVAMYEAKGGGGLPVALHDSSLDLRSRSREHLATWLQRTLADESPEREGLTLHFRPIIDLGDGSLHGLEAILALEPPGGALQRGAEALAVVQRLGLAVSLGRWSRTMALARLQQGPAAAGTSAVAFQVSPGELKEGGLSAELERQANRVGLNPARIALLLSEEVLSDPPAAALMELEALWAMGVRLVLDGFGAGSIHLGGLARLPLAMVRLHPSLCCDPGDNVHQRRLRQAALRLALDLDLEVIAEGIETEGQLQELRSLGCRWGQGPRFGPPLP, from the coding sequence ATGCCTGAGCCATCCCCTCCCGCTCCTCCCTCGCGCATCACCGCCGAGGAAGGGGAGCTGGTGGCGCGGCTGCGCAGCACCCTGGGCCGGCTGGAGGCCGGCCTGGCCACGATCAGTGATGCCCTGGCGATCACCGACCGTCACGGCCGTCTGATGTGGTGCAACCAGGCCTTCGAGCAGCTGGCCGGTCGTCCGCGCCTGCTGCTGCTGGACCGGGCGATCACCAGCCTGCTGCCCCCCGATGCGGAGGGTCAGCCGCTGTTCAACCTGGCCCTGCTCGATGGGCAGACCACGGAGGGCCGCAACCTGCGTGCGGTGCTGCGGCATGAGCCGCTGCGCGCCGTGGCGATCGAATGGAAGCCGGTGCTCTCCGATCCCGAGTGGCCGCTGGTGTTCTGCGTTCGCGACATCAGCGCCGATCTCACCAGTGAGGCCATGCGCCAGGAAGTGCTGCGGATCGCCGCCGAACGCCGGCAGCTGGAGAAGAAGGTGCTCGCCTGCGCGGTCACGGGCCTGCCGAACAGGCTTGCGCTCGAGCAGCGTCTCGCTCTGGCCTTCGGCCAGCTGCGCGAGTATCCCGGCCTGCTCACCCTGCTGTTCTGTGATCTCAACGGCTTCAAGCAGGTGAATGACGAGCACGGCCATGCCGCCGGTGATGCCCTGCTGGTGGCCATCGGAGAGCGCCTGCAGAGCTGCCTGCGCGCCAGTGATCTGGTCAGCCGGCTCGGGGGCGACGAGTTCGTGGTGCTCAGTCAGGGACCTGCCAGTCCCCAGGAGGCGATGACCCTGGCCCTGCGGTTGCTGGAGGAGGTGGGCCGTCCCTGGCGCCTGGAGGACCGCATCCTGCATCCCGCCATGAGCGTGGGGATCGCGATGACCGACGATCCCGATCTGGGCGGGGCCGAACTGATCCGGCGCGCCGATGTGGCCATGTACGAGGCCAAGGGTGGTGGCGGCCTGCCGGTGGCTCTGCACGACAGCAGCCTCGACCTGCGCAGCCGTTCGCGCGAGCATCTCGCCACCTGGCTGCAACGCACCCTGGCCGACGAGAGCCCCGAACGCGAGGGCCTGACGCTGCATTTCCGGCCGATCATCGACCTGGGCGATGGCAGCCTCCACGGTCTCGAAGCGATCCTGGCCCTGGAGCCTCCCGGGGGCGCTCTCCAGCGCGGGGCCGAGGCCCTGGCGGTGGTGCAGCGTCTCGGGCTGGCGGTGTCGCTGGGGCGTTGGTCCCGGACCATGGCCCTGGCACGCCTGCAACAGGGGCCCGCTGCAGCCGGGACCAGTGCGGTGGCGTTCCAGGTCAGTCCCGGCGAACTGAAGGAAGGCGGCTTGAGCGCCGAGCTGGAGCGCCAGGCCAACCGCGTCGGGCTGAATCCGGCCCGCATCGCCCTGCTGCTGAGCGAGGAGGTGCTGAGCGATCCGCCCGCTGCCGCCCTGATGGAACTGGAGGCCCTGTGGGCGATGGGGGTGCGTCTGGTGCTGGATGGCTTCGGGGCCGGCTCGATTCACCTCGGTGGTCTGGCCCGTCTGCCGCTGGCGATGGTGCGGCTGCACCCCAGCCTCTGCTGCGATCCAGGCGACAACGTGCATCAGCGCCGGTTGCGGCAGGCCGCCCTGCGGCTGGCCCTGGATCTGGATCTCGAGGTGATCGCCGAGGGCATCGAGACCGAGGGGCAGCTCCAGGAGCTCCGCTCCCTGGGCTGCCGCTGGGGACAGGGTCCCCGCTTCGGGCCGCCGCTGCCCTGA
- a CDS encoding fumarate reductase/succinate dehydrogenase flavoprotein subunit — protein sequence MSSQAPFPCDPRLPAGPLPTAWQNCRDSLPLIAPANRRRFQILVVGSGLAGASAAASLAEQGYRVRVVINHDSPRRAHSVAAQGGINAARNDANDGDSVARLFRDTVKGGDFRAREAGCHRLAEISTSIIDHCVAQGVPFAREYGGTLATRSFGGSQVSRTYYARGQTGQQLLYGAYQALMRQVQAGRVELLPRRDMLELITVDGVARGIVCRHQLSGRLEAHTADAVLLASGGYSNVYFLSTNARRSSVSAIWSAHRRGALFANPCFTQIHPTCIPAGDVGQSKLTLMSESLRNDGRLWLPARAGDQRHAAAIPAEERDYFLERLYPSYANMVPRDVASRRARELCLQGHGVGADGRAVYLDLSDAIAREGLAAIEARYGNLLAMYERISGEDPRRTPMRIYPAPHYTMGGLWVDYQLMSSVPGLFVLGEANFSEHGANRLGASALMQGLADGTFIAPATVPAWLAGQPAGTMSEDHPACREALSRAAARISALRSIGGRRPADAFHRALGLVMIDACGISRHRAGLEQALETVADLEAAFRSELALPDAGGAIDAELEKALRLEDFFGLSALMLRDALAREESCGAHFREEHQTPEGEALRDDTRFAHIAAWEHRPVGEPLRHAEPLTFSAVQPSRRDYR from the coding sequence ATGAGCAGCCAGGCCCCGTTCCCCTGCGATCCGCGCCTGCCGGCCGGTCCCCTGCCGACCGCCTGGCAGAACTGCCGCGACAGCCTGCCGCTGATCGCGCCGGCCAACCGCCGCCGCTTCCAGATCCTGGTGGTGGGCAGCGGCCTGGCAGGAGCCTCCGCCGCCGCCAGCCTTGCCGAGCAGGGCTACCGGGTGCGGGTGGTGATCAACCACGACAGCCCCAGGCGGGCGCACTCCGTGGCCGCCCAGGGGGGCATCAATGCCGCCCGCAACGACGCCAACGACGGCGACAGCGTGGCGCGTCTGTTCCGCGACACCGTCAAGGGCGGCGATTTCCGTGCCCGCGAGGCGGGCTGCCACCGGCTGGCGGAGATCAGCACGTCGATCATCGACCACTGCGTCGCCCAGGGCGTGCCCTTCGCCCGCGAGTACGGCGGCACCCTGGCCACGCGCAGCTTCGGCGGCTCGCAGGTGAGCCGCACTTACTACGCCCGCGGCCAGACCGGCCAGCAACTGCTCTACGGCGCCTATCAGGCGCTGATGCGGCAGGTGCAGGCGGGCCGGGTTGAGCTGCTGCCGCGCCGCGACATGCTCGAGCTGATCACGGTGGATGGCGTCGCCCGCGGCATCGTCTGCCGCCACCAGCTCAGCGGCCGGCTCGAGGCCCACACCGCCGACGCCGTGCTGCTGGCCAGCGGCGGCTATTCCAACGTCTATTTCCTCTCCACCAACGCCCGCCGCAGCAGCGTCTCGGCGATCTGGAGCGCCCACCGCCGCGGCGCCCTGTTCGCCAATCCCTGCTTCACCCAGATCCATCCCACCTGCATCCCAGCCGGCGATGTGGGGCAGAGCAAGCTGACGCTGATGAGCGAGAGCCTGCGCAACGACGGCCGCCTCTGGCTGCCGGCGCGGGCGGGGGATCAGCGGCACGCCGCGGCGATTCCAGCCGAAGAGCGCGACTACTTCCTGGAGCGTCTCTATCCCAGCTACGCCAACATGGTCCCCCGCGATGTGGCCTCGCGCCGGGCCCGCGAACTGTGCCTGCAGGGCCACGGCGTGGGGGCCGATGGACGGGCGGTGTATCTCGATCTGAGCGACGCGATCGCCCGCGAGGGGCTGGCGGCGATCGAGGCCCGCTACGGCAACCTGCTGGCCATGTACGAGCGGATCAGCGGTGAGGACCCGCGCCGCACGCCGATGCGCATCTACCCGGCGCCCCACTACACGATGGGCGGCCTGTGGGTGGACTACCAGCTGATGAGCAGCGTGCCGGGCCTGTTCGTGCTCGGCGAGGCCAACTTCTCCGAGCACGGCGCCAACCGCCTCGGCGCCAGCGCCCTGATGCAGGGCCTGGCCGACGGCACCTTCATCGCCCCGGCCACGGTGCCGGCCTGGCTGGCTGGCCAACCGGCCGGGACCATGAGCGAGGACCATCCCGCCTGCCGCGAGGCCCTTTCGCGTGCGGCGGCCCGCATCTCTGCGCTGCGATCCATCGGTGGGAGACGGCCGGCGGACGCATTCCACCGGGCCCTGGGACTGGTGATGATCGACGCCTGCGGCATCAGCCGCCATCGCGCCGGCCTGGAGCAGGCGCTGGAGACGGTGGCCGATCTGGAGGCCGCATTCCGCTCGGAGCTGGCCCTGCCCGACGCGGGCGGTGCGATCGATGCCGAGCTGGAGAAGGCCCTGCGGCTGGAGGACTTCTTCGGGCTGTCCGCGCTGATGCTGCGCGACGCCCTGGCCCGTGAGGAATCCTGCGGTGCCCACTTCCGCGAGGAACACCAGACACCGGAAGGCGAAGCCCTGCGCGACGACACCCGCTTCGCCCACATCGCCGCCTGGGAGCACCGGCCGGTGGGCGAGCCACTGCGGCACGCCGAACCGCTGACCTTCAGCGCCGTTCAGCCCAGCCGGCGCGACTACCGCTGA
- a CDS encoding succinate dehydrogenase, whose translation MTSLSRTVVLAGSGLTLVLFLVLHLGGVSLALLAPMRFEAFSTWLHGRLWLPALEVALALALLAHPLLALGRWFQNRARTGSTAAPRRSRRGSGLEGLAAASGRWLPFSGGVLLLFLAVHLGQLRWSRPPAGAELAALEQALSSPLALMLYGLAGVALALHLLHGVESAHRSLGWLEAGNGPRIRLLGRGLALLLGGGFALLPFALVFTASAR comes from the coding sequence ATGACATCCCTGAGCCGGACCGTGGTGCTGGCCGGCAGCGGCCTGACACTGGTGCTCTTTCTGGTGCTGCACCTGGGAGGTGTCTCCCTCGCCCTGCTCGCACCGATGCGCTTCGAGGCGTTCTCCACCTGGCTGCACGGCCGCCTCTGGCTGCCGGCGCTGGAGGTGGCCCTGGCCCTGGCCCTGTTGGCCCATCCGCTGCTGGCCCTGGGCCGCTGGTTCCAGAACCGCGCCCGGACGGGAAGCACAGCCGCACCGAGGCGCAGCCGCCGCGGCAGCGGCCTGGAAGGCCTGGCGGCGGCCTCAGGCCGCTGGCTGCCGTTCAGCGGCGGCGTGCTGTTGCTGTTCCTGGCGGTGCATCTCGGCCAGCTGCGCTGGTCGCGGCCACCGGCCGGGGCGGAACTTGCGGCGCTGGAGCAGGCCCTGTCCTCCCCCCTGGCCCTGATGCTCTACGGCCTGGCCGGCGTGGCGCTGGCCCTGCATCTGCTGCACGGGGTCGAAAGCGCCCACCGCAGCCTGGGCTGGCTTGAAGCGGGCAACGGGCCGCGCATCCGCCTGCTGGGCCGCGGCCTGGCCCTGCTGCTGGGGGGCGGCTTCGCCCTGCTGCCCTTCGCCCTGGTCTTCACCGCCTCCGCCCGATGA
- a CDS encoding bifunctional diguanylate cyclase/phosphodiesterase, with translation MTVADDPGPQESPDTRHPERQLQTSQALLQEQGALIEQLSRSEARFRQLVELQSDGLALLDPELRILYANPALERILGQCTDSLVGMPLARFVMPQDRASWDQLSGALLAGKGRHIRLSLGAADGGRHFLDMEFIPRREEGRPAEGSLLLARDVSELNAARQELERLALSDPLTGLGNERSTRRFIRDQIRQRPGMPLALLWLDLDGFRRVNHSHGRSSGDRLLCAVADQLQGWSRPGDWLARMGGDEFVLIRPGLNEAEAWAMVAGLQRALACGVPLPAGEGLGMGFCAGISLYPDHGEDADTLLRQAATALGHAHDSGRGLVLFYEPSFTETLRCELGLEGRLRQSLEEGRLRLVYQPQMDPSGRLIGTEALARWRDGERGEVSPGTFIPLAERTGMIQALGQWALEEACAQQRRWQRAGLEPPPVAVNVSPRQLLSAPTPMSVIVATALERHGLEPRLLELEITESGILPITGVSEEIDRLASLGVTLAIDDFGTGYSSLESLHRLPIHKLKIDQNFTANLLSSDSARLIVRAALTMARELGLQTLVEGVETSEQLGVLQEMGCDGYQGYFFSRPLEVEDCARLLASHARRPD, from the coding sequence ATGACTGTCGCTGACGATCCCGGCCCCCAGGAGAGCCCGGACACACGACACCCGGAGCGTCAGCTGCAGACGAGCCAGGCGCTGCTGCAGGAGCAGGGCGCTCTGATCGAGCAGCTGAGCCGCAGCGAGGCCCGCTTCCGCCAACTGGTGGAGCTGCAGAGCGATGGCCTGGCCCTGCTCGACCCGGAGCTGAGGATCCTCTACGCCAACCCCGCCCTGGAGCGGATCCTCGGTCAGTGCACCGACTCCCTGGTCGGGATGCCGCTGGCGCGGTTCGTGATGCCCCAGGACCGCGCCAGCTGGGACCAGCTCAGCGGCGCCCTTCTGGCCGGCAAGGGCCGCCACATCCGGTTGAGCCTGGGCGCCGCCGACGGCGGCCGGCACTTTCTGGATATGGAGTTCATCCCGCGCCGGGAGGAGGGCCGGCCGGCGGAGGGAAGCCTGCTGCTGGCCCGCGATGTGAGCGAGCTGAACGCGGCCCGGCAGGAGCTGGAGCGACTGGCCCTCAGCGATCCACTCACCGGGCTCGGCAATGAGCGGAGCACACGGCGATTCATCCGGGATCAGATCAGGCAGCGGCCCGGGATGCCCCTGGCCCTGCTGTGGCTCGATCTCGACGGATTCCGGCGGGTGAACCACAGCCACGGGCGCAGCAGCGGCGACCGCCTGCTCTGCGCCGTGGCCGATCAGCTGCAGGGCTGGTCCCGGCCCGGCGACTGGCTGGCGCGGATGGGCGGCGATGAGTTCGTGCTGATCCGCCCCGGCCTCAACGAAGCGGAAGCCTGGGCGATGGTGGCCGGGCTGCAGCGCGCGCTCGCCTGCGGCGTGCCCCTTCCCGCAGGAGAGGGCCTGGGCATGGGCTTCTGCGCCGGGATCAGCCTCTATCCCGACCATGGCGAGGACGCCGACACCCTGCTGCGCCAGGCCGCCACCGCCCTCGGCCACGCCCATGACAGCGGCCGGGGACTGGTGCTGTTCTATGAGCCCTCCTTCACCGAAACCCTGCGCTGCGAGCTCGGCCTGGAGGGGCGGCTAAGGCAGTCGCTGGAGGAGGGGCGGCTGCGCCTGGTGTACCAACCTCAGATGGATCCGAGCGGCCGGCTGATCGGCACCGAGGCCCTGGCCCGCTGGCGTGACGGCGAGCGGGGGGAGGTGAGCCCGGGCACCTTCATCCCCCTGGCGGAGCGTACCGGCATGATTCAGGCCCTGGGGCAGTGGGCCCTGGAGGAGGCCTGCGCCCAGCAGCGCCGCTGGCAGCGGGCCGGCCTGGAGCCGCCGCCGGTGGCGGTCAACGTCTCACCCCGTCAGCTGCTGTCGGCACCGACGCCGATGAGCGTCATCGTCGCCACGGCCCTGGAGCGCCACGGTCTGGAGCCCCGGTTGCTGGAGCTGGAGATCACCGAATCCGGCATCCTGCCGATCACGGGCGTGAGCGAGGAGATCGATCGGCTGGCGAGCCTGGGGGTGACGCTGGCGATCGATGACTTCGGCACCGGCTATTCCTCCCTGGAATCGCTGCACAGGCTGCCGATCCACAAGCTCAAGATCGATCAGAACTTCACCGCCAACCTGCTCAGCAGCGATTCCGCCCGCCTGATCGTGCGCGCCGCTCTGACCATGGCCCGCGAACTCGGCCTGCAGACCCTGGTGGAGGGGGTGGAGACCTCGGAGCAGCTGGGCGTGCTGCAGGAGATGGGCTGCGACGGCTATCAGGGCTACTTCTTCTCCCGCCCGCTGGAGGTGGAGGACTGTGCCCGTCTGCTGGCCTCCCATGCCCGGCGACCCGACTGA
- a CDS encoding MFS transporter, translating into MRPARPSTLFCAFLTLLNDRLGESLIFPLLPFLLAGFTGDGRTLGLLTGSYAVAQFLATPLIGALSDRYGRKPVIAVCVAGSVLSLSLFSATIAFPWADAWPAAAAAGVPLALLFTARLIDGLSGGTAATAAAVLADISTPENRARAFGLIGVAFGLGFILGPALGGVLGQVNVNLPLLVAVGIAALNLVLVLLLLPETHPVEARIALPRKRELQPFTQLSRVFRNPQVRRLCGAFLLFFLAFNGFTGVLVLYFKQAFGWGPGLAGAAFLIVGVVATVVQGGLIGPLVKRFGEWRLTLAGLGFVISGCVLVPLASRDLARPMVFTAVALLALGTGLVTPCLRSLVSRRLDDSGQGAALGSLQGLQSLGSFLGPPLAGLAYETLGRTSPFWLGVGLLLLVASLVAGGTARRPGAMAAS; encoded by the coding sequence ATGCGTCCCGCCCGCCCGTCGACGCTGTTCTGTGCCTTCCTCACCCTGCTCAATGACCGGCTGGGGGAGTCGTTGATCTTTCCATTGCTGCCCTTCCTGCTGGCGGGCTTCACCGGCGACGGGCGCACCCTGGGCCTGCTCACGGGCAGCTATGCGGTGGCCCAGTTCCTGGCCACGCCCCTGATCGGGGCCCTCAGCGACCGCTACGGCCGCAAGCCGGTGATCGCCGTGTGCGTGGCCGGCTCGGTGCTCAGCCTCAGCCTCTTCAGCGCCACCATCGCCTTCCCCTGGGCGGATGCCTGGCCCGCGGCGGCTGCCGCCGGAGTCCCGCTGGCGCTGCTGTTCACCGCCCGCCTCATCGATGGCCTCAGCGGCGGCACCGCCGCCACGGCCGCGGCGGTGCTCGCTGACATCTCCACCCCGGAGAACCGGGCCAGGGCCTTCGGCCTGATCGGCGTCGCCTTCGGGCTCGGCTTCATCCTCGGCCCTGCCCTCGGAGGAGTGCTCGGCCAGGTGAATGTCAACCTGCCGCTGCTGGTGGCGGTGGGCATCGCCGCCCTGAACCTGGTGCTGGTGCTGCTGCTGCTGCCCGAGACCCACCCGGTCGAGGCCCGTATCGCCCTGCCCCGCAAACGGGAGCTGCAGCCGTTCACCCAGCTGTCGCGGGTGTTCCGCAACCCGCAGGTGCGGCGGCTGTGCGGCGCCTTCCTTTTGTTCTTTCTGGCGTTCAACGGCTTCACCGGGGTGCTGGTGCTGTATTTCAAGCAGGCGTTCGGCTGGGGACCGGGGCTGGCGGGAGCCGCCTTTCTGATCGTGGGTGTGGTGGCCACCGTCGTGCAGGGCGGTCTGATCGGTCCGCTCGTGAAGCGCTTCGGCGAATGGCGGCTGACGCTGGCGGGCCTGGGCTTCGTGATCAGTGGCTGCGTGCTGGTGCCCCTGGCATCGCGGGATCTGGCCAGACCTATGGTGTTCACCGCCGTGGCCCTCCTGGCGCTGGGCACCGGCCTGGTCACCCCCTGTCTGCGGTCACTGGTGTCGCGGCGGCTCGATGATTCGGGCCAGGGCGCGGCACTGGGCAGCCTGCAGGGTCTGCAGAGCCTGGGCAGTTTCCTCGGTCCGCCGCTGGCGGGCCTGGCCTACGAAACCCTGGGCCGCACCAGCCCCTTCTGGCTGGGGGTCGGCCTGTTGCTCCTGGTGGCCTCGCTGGTGGCCGGCGGCACGGCCCGTCGGCCGGGTGCGATGGCGGCCTCGTGA